One region of Neisseria mucosa genomic DNA includes:
- a CDS encoding DegQ family serine endoprotease, whose translation MQEHNPLFGKGNAVREKMNKYRYFALVTASALALGGCDKISSFFGGDSKSEEFVQRIEPSKDNGSVGMLLPDFAQLVQNEGQAVVNIQASPARRPAGSGQSEEQGMDLSQFPDNDPFYEFFKRLVPNMPDMPEDQSADEDLNFGSGFIISKDGYILTNTHVVAGMGNIKVLLNDKREYTAKLIGSDTQSDVALLKIDASEELPVVKIGNPKDLKPGEWVAAIGAPFGFDNSVTSGIVSAKGRSLPNESYTPFIQTDVAINPGNSGGPLFNLKGQVVGINSQIYSRSGGFMGISFAIPIDVAMNVAEQLKTSGKVQRGQLGVIIQEVSYDLAKSFGLDKASGALIAKVMPNSPAMQAGLQVGDIVRSVNGEEVRVSSDLPVMVGSMLPGKEVSLEVWRKGEKINVKVKLGSMAEQNETSSRATEQPQQANPADGFTVDNTGLTLRVDEGAGKSRLIVSRVSGAAERAGLKRGDEILAVSQISVNDESSFRSALAGAGKNVPLLVQRDGNTLFLALTLQ comes from the coding sequence ATGCAAGAACACAATCCGTTATTCGGAAAAGGAAACGCGGTGCGCGAAAAAATGAACAAATACAGATACTTTGCTTTGGTAACGGCTTCTGCGCTGGCCTTGGGCGGCTGTGACAAAATCAGCAGCTTCTTCGGCGGCGACAGTAAAAGCGAAGAATTCGTACAAAGAATCGAACCTTCCAAAGATAACGGCAGCGTCGGCATGCTGCTGCCCGATTTCGCACAATTGGTGCAAAACGAAGGCCAGGCGGTGGTCAATATCCAAGCTTCTCCCGCGAGACGCCCCGCAGGCAGCGGGCAGTCTGAAGAGCAGGGCATGGATTTGAGCCAGTTCCCTGACAACGACCCGTTTTACGAGTTTTTCAAACGCCTTGTCCCGAATATGCCCGATATGCCGGAAGACCAGTCTGCCGACGAGGATTTGAACTTCGGCTCCGGCTTCATCATCAGTAAAGACGGCTATATCCTGACCAATACCCACGTCGTTGCCGGCATGGGCAATATCAAAGTCCTGCTCAACGACAAACGCGAATACACCGCCAAGCTGATCGGATCGGATACGCAATCCGATGTCGCGTTGCTGAAGATTGACGCTTCGGAAGAGTTGCCCGTCGTCAAAATCGGCAATCCGAAAGATTTGAAACCGGGCGAATGGGTTGCCGCCATCGGTGCGCCGTTTGGCTTTGACAACAGCGTTACTTCAGGCATCGTGTCCGCCAAAGGGCGCAGCCTGCCGAACGAAAGCTACACGCCTTTCATCCAAACCGACGTTGCCATCAATCCGGGCAACTCCGGCGGCCCGCTGTTTAACCTGAAAGGTCAGGTGGTCGGCATCAACTCCCAAATTTACAGCCGCAGCGGCGGATTTATGGGCATTTCCTTCGCGATTCCGATTGATGTGGCGATGAACGTTGCCGAGCAGTTGAAAACCAGCGGTAAGGTTCAGCGCGGTCAGTTGGGCGTGATTATTCAGGAAGTGTCTTACGATCTGGCGAAATCGTTCGGCTTGGACAAAGCCAGCGGCGCGTTGATTGCCAAAGTGATGCCGAACAGCCCTGCAATGCAGGCAGGATTGCAAGTGGGTGACATTGTCCGCAGCGTCAATGGCGAAGAAGTGCGCGTTTCCAGCGATTTGCCGGTCATGGTCGGCTCGATGCTGCCGGGTAAGGAAGTTTCGCTGGAAGTATGGCGCAAAGGCGAGAAAATCAATGTGAAAGTCAAACTCGGCAGCATGGCGGAGCAGAACGAAACGTCTTCACGCGCTACCGAGCAGCCGCAGCAGGCAAATCCGGCAGACGGCTTTACCGTCGATAATACGGGACTGACCCTGCGCGTCGATGAAGGTGCAGGCAAAAGCCGCCTGATTGTTTCCCGCGTCAGCGGCGCGGCGGAACGTGCCGGACTCAAACGCGGCGACGAAATCCTCGCCGTCAGCCAAATCAGCGTCAACGACGAATCGAGCTTCCGCAGCGCGTTGGCAGGTGCGGGCAAAAATGTGCCGCTGCTGGTTCAGCGCGACGGCAATACGCTTTTCCTCGCCCTGACCCTGCAATAA
- the nth gene encoding endonuclease III — translation MNKQIRQEIFERFRAANPHPTTELHFNSPFELLIAVLLSAQATDVGVNKATAKLFPVANTPQAMLDLGLDGVMEYTKTIGLYKTKSKHIMQTCRILLEKYNGEVPEDREALESLPGVGRKTANVVLNTAFGHPVMAVDTHIFRVSNRTKIAPGKDVREVEDKLMRFVPKEFLMDAHHWLILHGRYTCKAQKPQCWKCIINDLCEYGAKLM, via the coding sequence ATGAACAAACAGATCCGCCAAGAAATTTTCGAGCGTTTCCGCGCTGCCAATCCCCATCCGACCACCGAGCTTCATTTCAATTCACCCTTCGAGCTTTTGATTGCCGTTTTGCTGTCGGCGCAGGCGACCGACGTGGGCGTGAATAAGGCGACGGCAAAGCTGTTTCCGGTTGCCAATACGCCGCAGGCGATGTTGGATTTGGGTTTGGACGGCGTGATGGAGTACACGAAAACCATCGGGCTTTATAAAACCAAGTCCAAACACATCATGCAGACCTGCCGCATCCTGCTGGAAAAATACAACGGTGAAGTGCCGGAAGACCGCGAGGCTTTGGAATCGTTGCCGGGCGTGGGGCGCAAGACGGCAAACGTGGTGTTGAACACGGCGTTCGGCCATCCCGTCATGGCGGTCGATACGCATATCTTCAGGGTGTCCAACCGTACCAAAATCGCGCCGGGCAAGGATGTGCGCGAGGTGGAAGACAAGCTGATGCGCTTTGTGCCGAAAGAATTTTTGATGGATGCGCACCATTGGCTGATTTTGCACGGACGCTACACCTGCAAAGCGCAGAAGCCGCAATGCTGGAAGTGCATCATTAATGATTTGTGCGAATATGGTGCGAAGTTGATGTAA
- a CDS encoding DUF817 domain-containing protein, translating to MLGKLDTWLMEHPKRDDLHGWRRFAVEFWFFGLKEARACLFAGLFFIAMFLIPKTGWLGISRYDLLLIFAVSVQVAMLYFKLETWDEVKSITLFHLVGFALEWFKTSGDIQSWSYPDEAYTKIGGVPLFAGFMYAAVGSYIIQAWRLFNIRIKSHPPYWLSTLCALAIYVNFFTHHYLGDYRWYLAAFALGLYARTTVLYTPYDTTRKMPLLLSFVLIGFFIWLAENLGTLFGVWRYPNQIGAWASVHISKWSSWALLVMMTFTIVANLKHVKHTISVSKD from the coding sequence ATGTTGGGCAAACTGGATACTTGGCTGATGGAACACCCGAAACGGGATGATTTGCACGGTTGGCGGCGTTTTGCGGTCGAATTCTGGTTTTTCGGACTGAAAGAAGCGCGCGCCTGTTTGTTTGCAGGTTTGTTTTTCATCGCCATGTTTCTGATTCCGAAAACAGGCTGGCTGGGGATTTCACGCTATGACCTGCTGCTGATTTTTGCAGTCTCCGTACAGGTTGCGATGCTGTATTTCAAGCTGGAAACGTGGGACGAAGTGAAATCGATTACGCTTTTTCACTTGGTGGGCTTTGCTTTGGAGTGGTTCAAAACATCGGGCGACATCCAGTCTTGGAGCTATCCGGACGAGGCATACACCAAAATCGGCGGCGTGCCGCTGTTTGCAGGCTTTATGTATGCGGCGGTCGGCAGCTACATCATTCAGGCTTGGCGGCTCTTTAATATCAGAATCAAAAGCCATCCGCCGTATTGGTTGAGCACATTGTGCGCGCTGGCAATTTACGTCAATTTTTTCACTCATCACTATCTCGGCGACTACCGCTGGTATCTCGCCGCATTCGCACTCGGGCTGTATGCGCGGACAACGGTTTTATACACGCCCTATGACACTACCCGAAAAATGCCGCTCCTGCTGTCTTTCGTCCTAATCGGTTTTTTCATTTGGCTAGCGGAAAACTTAGGGACTTTGTTCGGCGTTTGGCGTTATCCCAACCAAATCGGCGCATGGGCATCGGTACACATCAGCAAATGGAGTTCGTGGGCTTTGCTGGTGATGATGACGTTTACCATCGTGGCGAATTTAAAACACGTCAAACACACCATCAGCGTTTCTAAAGATTAA
- a CDS encoding primosomal protein N', with translation MIYHRIAVNVPLSDGLLTYSHSEPLPQGARVLVPFRNKTVVGIVWETDIAPDMDAARILGVQTAFSDEPPLPENWRDLLSFTSRYYHYPTGQAVFAALPQGLKETRAVEMPQPPLFYALNEAGRAQTPPPARFNKKAALWDALLSGGMTMAALKQVNAQAVKLIEDWAEQGWIETTEAAKPVLRPSEFQLNADQQQASDEIQTAFGSFQPFLLYGITGSGKTEVYFDAMAKVLAQGRQVLFLLPEINLTPQLLKRVENRFADVPTAVLHSQMAAGRRTQDYLRAMLGQAKLVIGTRLAVFTPMDDVGLIVVDEEHDGSFKQDNELRYHARDLAVWRAKQSGCPVVLGSATPSLESWHKAQSGAYRLLQLTERAHTAAQLPQVEILNVGRLKLDNGFSPQALQLLKQNFEAGGMSLVYLNRRGFAPALFCGDCGHTFGCPNCSAKMVLHQRAHQLRCHHCDHREPIPFKCPDCGNQDLTAVGHGTQRVEETLRAFLPKAAVVRVDRDSTAHKNDWADLYRRIADNEIDILVGTQMLAKGHDFARLNLVIVLNADGSLYSADFRAPERLFAELMQVSGRAGRADKPGKVLIQTQLPEHPVFAAVKAQDYAVFAENELNERQMFAMPPFGFQTAVRADAPRVADAMEFLNAAKETLAPLLPESVSQFGAAPMLMVRLAERERAQIFLESTSRQDLHRAVSLWVQVLQQNRDGKIRWSVDVDAQEA, from the coding sequence ATGATCTATCACCGCATTGCCGTAAACGTGCCGCTTTCAGACGGCCTTTTGACTTATTCCCATTCCGAGCCGCTGCCGCAGGGCGCGCGGGTGCTTGTGCCTTTCCGCAACAAGACCGTGGTCGGGATTGTGTGGGAAACGGATATTGCGCCCGATATGGACGCGGCGCGGATTTTGGGTGTTCAGACGGCCTTTTCGGACGAGCCGCCGCTGCCTGAAAACTGGCGTGATTTGCTCTCGTTTACGTCGCGTTATTACCACTATCCGACAGGGCAGGCGGTGTTTGCCGCGCTGCCGCAGGGTTTGAAGGAAACGCGCGCGGTGGAAATGCCGCAGCCGCCGTTGTTTTACGCGCTGAACGAAGCGGGCAGGGCGCAAACGCCGCCGCCGGCGCGGTTCAACAAAAAAGCGGCTTTGTGGGACGCGCTGCTGTCGGGCGGGATGACGATGGCGGCGTTGAAGCAGGTGAACGCGCAGGCGGTGAAATTAATCGAAGATTGGGCGGAACAGGGCTGGATTGAAACCACGGAAGCGGCAAAGCCTGTATTGAGGCCGTCTGAATTTCAGCTCAACGCCGACCAGCAACAGGCTTCCGATGAAATTCAGACGGCCTTTGGCAGCTTCCAGCCGTTTCTGCTGTACGGCATCACCGGCAGCGGCAAGACCGAAGTGTATTTCGATGCGATGGCGAAAGTGTTGGCGCAGGGGCGGCAGGTGTTGTTTCTGTTGCCAGAAATCAACCTCACGCCGCAGCTTTTGAAGCGGGTGGAAAACCGGTTTGCCGACGTGCCGACTGCCGTGTTGCACAGCCAGATGGCGGCAGGCAGGCGCACGCAGGATTATCTGCGCGCAATGTTGGGGCAGGCGAAGTTGGTCATCGGCACGCGGCTGGCGGTGTTCACGCCGATGGATGATGTCGGGTTGATTGTAGTCGATGAGGAACATGACGGCTCGTTCAAACAGGACAACGAATTGCGCTACCACGCCCGCGATTTGGCGGTGTGGCGGGCGAAGCAGAGCGGCTGCCCCGTCGTGTTGGGCAGTGCCACGCCCAGCTTGGAGAGTTGGCACAAGGCGCAAAGCGGCGCGTACCGCCTGCTGCAACTGACCGAGCGCGCCCATACCGCTGCGCAACTGCCGCAAGTGGAGATCCTCAACGTAGGCCGTCTGAAACTCGACAACGGCTTCTCGCCGCAGGCTTTGCAGCTTTTGAAACAGAACTTTGAAGCGGGCGGCATGTCGCTGGTGTACCTCAACCGGCGCGGTTTTGCGCCCGCGCTGTTTTGCGGTGACTGCGGTCATACCTTCGGTTGCCCGAACTGCTCCGCCAAAATGGTGCTGCACCAACGCGCCCACCAACTGCGCTGCCACCACTGCGACCACCGCGAACCCATCCCGTTCAAATGTCCCGATTGCGGCAACCAAGACCTGACCGCCGTCGGCCACGGCACGCAGCGCGTCGAAGAAACCCTGCGGGCCTTCCTGCCCAAGGCCGCCGTCGTCCGCGTCGATAGGGACAGCACCGCGCACAAAAACGACTGGGCGGATTTGTACCGCCGCATCGCTGACAACGAAATCGACATTCTGGTCGGTACGCAGATGCTCGCCAAAGGCCATGATTTTGCGCGGCTTAACCTCGTTATCGTATTGAACGCCGACGGCAGCCTGTACAGCGCGGACTTCCGCGCGCCGGAAAGGCTGTTCGCCGAGCTGATGCAAGTGTCCGGTAGGGCGGGGCGCGCCGACAAACCCGGCAAGGTGTTGATACAGACCCAACTGCCCGAACATCCCGTCTTCGCCGCCGTCAAAGCGCAGGACTACGCCGTGTTTGCCGAAAACGAATTGAACGAGCGGCAAATGTTCGCCATGCCGCCCTTCGGTTTTCAGACCGCCGTCCGCGCCGATGCGCCGCGCGTTGCCGATGCGATGGAGTTTCTCAACGCCGCCAAAGAAACCCTCGCCCCGCTTTTACCCGAAAGCGTCTCACAGTTCGGCGCCGCCCCCATGCTGATGGTGCGCCTAGCCGAACGCGAACGCGCGCAAATCTTCCTCGAATCGACATCCCGACAGGATTTGCACCGCGCCGTGAGTTTGTGGGTGCAGGTGTTGCAGCAAAACCGCGACGGCAAAATCAGATGGTCGGTGGATGTGGACGCGCAGGAAGCGTAA
- a CDS encoding thiol:disulfide interchange protein, which produces MKTKLIKILAPIALISLTACGQTPVSQANAAPSSAAAKPAAPVQGKVGEALKARLEKIYESQGLKVISVSETPIQGIYEVVVSGKQIIYTDAKGDYMFVGDLIDVNTRKSLTDERAADLNKIDFASLPLDKAIKEVRGNGKLKVAVFSDPDCPYCKRLEHEFEKMTDITIYNFMMPIPSLHPDAARKAEILWCQPNPTQAWTDWMRKGQFPSGKANCDNPVAETTSLGEQFGFNGTPTLVFPNGRSQSGYSPMPHLKKIIEDNQK; this is translated from the coding sequence ATGAAAACCAAATTAATCAAAATCTTAGCCCCCATCGCTCTGATCTCACTGACCGCGTGCGGGCAAACGCCCGTTTCACAGGCAAATGCAGCGCCCTCTTCAGCCGCCGCCAAGCCCGCCGCCCCCGTGCAAGGCAAAGTCGGCGAAGCCTTGAAAGCCCGCCTCGAAAAAATTTACGAATCCCAAGGCCTGAAAGTCATCAGCGTCAGCGAAACCCCTATTCAAGGCATTTATGAAGTCGTTGTCAGCGGCAAACAAATCATTTACACCGATGCCAAAGGCGACTATATGTTCGTCGGCGACCTCATCGACGTCAACACGCGCAAAAGCCTGACCGACGAACGCGCCGCCGATTTGAACAAAATCGACTTCGCCTCCCTGCCTTTGGACAAAGCGATTAAAGAAGTGCGCGGCAACGGCAAGCTGAAAGTCGCCGTCTTCTCCGACCCCGACTGCCCGTACTGCAAACGCTTGGAACACGAGTTTGAAAAAATGACCGACATCACGATCTACAACTTCATGATGCCGATTCCGAGCCTGCACCCCGATGCCGCGCGTAAAGCCGAAATCCTGTGGTGTCAGCCTAACCCGACCCAAGCCTGGACCGACTGGATGCGCAAAGGCCAATTCCCGAGCGGCAAAGCCAATTGCGACAATCCCGTTGCCGAAACCACTTCTTTGGGCGAACAATTCGGCTTCAACGGCACACCTACCCTCGTTTTCCCGAACGGCCGCAGCCAAAGCGGATACAGCCCTATGCCGCACCTCAAAAAAATCATCGAAGACAATCAGAAATAA
- a CDS encoding IS30 family transposase, protein MSYTQLTQDERYHIQYLSRHCTIAEIAKQLNRHKSTISREIKRYCIQGQQYSAEKAQKQSRLTKQHRRKPYKLDSQLVQHIDTLIRRKLSPEQVCAYLRKHHGITLHHSTVYRYLRQDKSNSGTLWQHLRICSKPYRKRYGSTWTRGKVPDRVSIENRPAIVDQKTRIGDWEADTIIGKDQKSALLTLVERTTRYTIICKLKNLKAEDTARAAIRVLKAYKARVHTITMDNGKEFYQHTKIAKALKAKTYFCRPYHSWEKGLNENTNGLIRQYFPKQTDFRNISDREIRRVQDELNHRPRKTLGYETPSVLFLNLFQPLVP, encoded by the coding sequence ATGAGCTACACACAACTGACCCAAGACGAACGATACCATATCCAATACCTGTCCCGCCACTGCACCATCGCCGAAATCGCCAAACAACTTAACCGCCACAAAAGCACCATCAGCCGAGAAATCAAGCGGTACTGCATCCAAGGACAGCAATACAGCGCCGAAAAAGCACAGAAGCAAAGCCGGCTGACCAAACAGCACCGGCGAAAACCCTATAAGCTCGATTCGCAGCTGGTTCAACACATCGACACCCTTATCCGCCGCAAACTCAGTCCCGAACAAGTATGCGCTTACTTACGCAAACACCACGGGATCACACTCCATCACAGCACCGTTTACCGCTACCTTCGCCAAGACAAAAGCAACAGCGGCACTTTGTGGCAACATCTCAGAATATGCAGCAAACCCTACCGCAAACGCTACGGCAGCACATGGACCAGAGGCAAAGTGCCCGACCGCGTCAGCATAGAAAACCGACCCGCCATCGTCGACCAAAAAACCCGTATCGGCGATTGGGAGGCCGACACCATCATCGGCAAAGATCAGAAAAGCGCATTATTGACCTTGGTCGAACGCACTACCCGCTACACCATCATCTGCAAATTAAAGAACTTAAAGGCCGAAGACACTGCCCGGGCGGCCATTAGGGTATTAAAGGCATATAAAGCCAGAGTCCACACCATCACCATGGATAACGGCAAAGAGTTCTACCAACACACCAAAATAGCCAAAGCATTGAAGGCGAAAACCTATTTTTGCCGCCCTTACCATTCTTGGGAGAAAGGGCTGAATGAGAACACCAACGGACTCATCCGACAATATTTCCCCAAACAGACCGATTTCCGAAACATCAGCGATCGGGAGATACGCAGGGTTCAAGATGAGTTGAACCACCGGCCGAGAAAAACACTTGGCTACGAAACGCCAAGTGTTTTATTCTTAAATCTGTTCCAACCACTGGTACCCTAG
- a CDS encoding CBS domain-containing protein has protein sequence MDDTRSKPTFFERLISRLAGEPDSAEDVLSLLRQAHEQEVFDADTLLRLEKVLDFADLEVRDAMITRSHMNVLKENDSIERITAYVIETAHSRFPVIGEDKDEVLGILHAKDLLKYMFNPEQFNLKSILRPAVFVPEGKSLNALLKEFREQRNHMAIVIDEYGGTSGLVTFEDIIEQIVGDIEDEFDEDESADNIHAVSTERWRINAVTEIEDINAFFGTDYSSEEADSIGGLVIQELGHLPVRGEKVVIGGLQFTVARADNRRLHTLMATKVK, from the coding sequence ATGGACGACACCCGGTCGAAACCGACATTTTTCGAACGTTTGATTTCCCGACTTGCCGGCGAACCCGATTCCGCCGAAGACGTACTCAGCCTGCTGCGGCAGGCACACGAACAGGAAGTATTTGACGCGGATACACTTTTGCGGCTGGAAAAAGTCCTCGACTTTGCCGACTTGGAAGTGCGCGATGCCATGATTACCCGCAGCCACATGAACGTTTTGAAAGAAAACGACAGCATCGAGCGCATCACTGCCTACGTCATCGAAACCGCCCATTCCCGTTTCCCCGTCATCGGCGAAGACAAAGACGAAGTCCTCGGCATCCTGCACGCCAAAGACCTGCTCAAATACATGTTCAATCCCGAGCAGTTCAACCTCAAATCCATCCTTCGTCCTGCCGTTTTCGTACCCGAAGGCAAATCGCTGAACGCGCTTTTGAAAGAATTCCGCGAGCAGCGCAACCACATGGCAATCGTCATCGACGAATACGGCGGCACGTCGGGTTTGGTAACTTTTGAAGACATTATCGAACAAATCGTCGGCGACATCGAAGACGAGTTTGACGAAGACGAAAGCGCGGACAATATCCACGCTGTTTCCACCGAGCGCTGGCGTATCAACGCCGTAACCGAAATCGAAGACATCAATGCCTTTTTCGGTACGGATTACAGCAGCGAAGAAGCCGACAGCATCGGCGGGCTGGTTATTCAGGAATTGGGGCACCTGCCCGTGCGCGGAGAAAAAGTCGTGATCGGCGGTTTGCAGTTCACTGTCGCCCGCGCCGACAACCGCCGGTTGCATACGTTGATGGCGACTAAGGTGAAATAA
- a CDS encoding rRNA maturation RNase YbeY → MKRAKKYPFLSLQRQRFCLNFENASTAANLPSERDFYRWAWAALKNEYRRADISLILLDEEEARAYNRDYRGKDYATNVLSFALNEGEILPDQFSDELCGDLIICPQVVLKEAAEQGKTAEQHFAHLTMHGTLHLMGYDHIEETEAEEMEALEIRLMQAAGYPNPYQEDEY, encoded by the coding sequence ATGAAACGCGCCAAAAAATATCCCTTCTTATCGTTGCAGCGGCAACGTTTCTGCCTGAATTTTGAAAACGCCTCAACCGCCGCCAATCTTCCGAGCGAACGCGATTTCTACCGCTGGGCATGGGCGGCGTTGAAAAACGAATACCGCCGCGCCGACATCAGCCTGATTCTTCTGGACGAAGAAGAAGCACGCGCCTACAACCGCGATTACCGCGGCAAAGACTACGCCACCAATGTGTTGAGTTTTGCCTTGAACGAAGGCGAAATCCTGCCCGATCAGTTTTCAGACGAGCTTTGCGGCGATTTGATCATCTGCCCGCAAGTCGTATTGAAAGAAGCTGCCGAGCAGGGAAAAACCGCCGAGCAGCACTTTGCCCACCTGACCATGCACGGCACATTGCACCTGATGGGCTACGACCACATCGAAGAGACCGAGGCCGAAGAAATGGAGGCGCTCGAAATCCGCCTGATGCAGGCGGCAGGTTATCCCAACCCCTACCAAGAGGACGAATACTGA
- a CDS encoding hydroxymethylbilane synthase, which yields MNPKKLVIASRESLLAMWQAKHIQGRLKTLYPDCEVEILGMTTRGDQILDKTLSKIGGKGLFIKELEQALQDGRADLAVHSIKDVPMDLPEGFALAAISERANPFDAFVSNQYARLEEMPKGAVVGTSSLRREAQLRARYPHLVIKPLRGNVQTRLSKLDNGEYDAIILAAAGLQRLELDERIRLILSEADSLPAAGQGALGIEIAAHRTDLLDVLKPLNHDVTHACVTAERALARALGGSCQVPLAAYCTEENGLLTLRGLVGHPDGSVILQADAQAPAAYADALGRAVAKKLADDGAQELIEAVLKEQAE from the coding sequence ATGAACCCGAAAAAACTCGTTATCGCCAGCCGCGAAAGCCTGCTTGCCATGTGGCAGGCAAAACATATCCAAGGTCGTCTGAAAACCCTGTATCCCGACTGCGAAGTCGAAATCTTGGGCATGACCACACGCGGCGACCAGATTTTGGACAAAACCCTGTCGAAAATCGGCGGCAAAGGCCTGTTTATCAAAGAGTTGGAACAAGCCTTGCAGGACGGTCGCGCCGATTTGGCAGTGCATTCGATTAAAGACGTGCCGATGGATTTGCCCGAAGGCTTCGCCCTTGCCGCCATCAGCGAGCGCGCCAATCCGTTTGACGCGTTCGTATCCAATCAGTACGCTCGTTTGGAAGAAATGCCCAAAGGTGCCGTCGTCGGCACATCCAGCCTGCGCCGCGAAGCCCAGTTACGCGCCCGCTATCCGCACTTAGTCATCAAGCCCCTGCGCGGCAACGTACAAACCCGCCTGTCCAAACTCGACAACGGCGAATACGATGCCATCATCCTCGCTGCCGCCGGATTGCAGCGTTTGGAACTGGACGAACGCATCCGCCTGATTCTCTCCGAAGCCGACAGCCTGCCCGCCGCAGGACAAGGCGCGTTGGGCATCGAAATCGCCGCACACCGCACCGACCTTCTCGACGTATTGAAACCCTTAAACCACGATGTCACACACGCCTGCGTGACCGCCGAACGCGCCCTCGCCCGCGCTCTGGGCGGAAGCTGCCAAGTCCCGCTTGCCGCGTATTGCACCGAAGAAAACGGCCTGCTCACCCTGCGCGGACTGGTCGGACACCCCGACGGCTCGGTAATCTTGCAGGCAGACGCGCAAGCCCCCGCCGCCTACGCCGACGCACTCGGACGTGCAGTCGCCAAAAAACTGGCGGACGACGGCGCGCAGGAATTGATTGAAGCCGTGTTGAAAGAACAAGCCGAATAA
- a CDS encoding DedA family protein, whose protein sequence is MISTLIDFILHIDQHLVEISAQYGVWIYAVLFLIIFCETGLVVTPFLPGDSLLFAAGGIATVGSMNIHVMIALLLAAAILGDAANFMIGKFFGRKLFANPDSKIFRQSYLEKTHAFYEKHGGKTIIIARFVPIVRTFAPFVAGMGSMHYGTFIRYNIIGAVLWVLSFSYAGYFFANIPVVKNNLALVMVAIIVISILPGVVEVLRARRAAKK, encoded by the coding sequence GTGATTTCGACCCTTATTGATTTTATCCTCCACATCGACCAGCATTTGGTCGAGATTTCCGCGCAATACGGCGTATGGATTTACGCGGTGTTGTTTTTGATTATTTTCTGCGAAACCGGTTTGGTGGTTACGCCGTTTCTGCCGGGCGATTCGCTGCTGTTTGCCGCGGGCGGGATTGCCACGGTCGGTAGTATGAATATTCATGTCATGATTGCGCTGCTTTTGGCCGCCGCAATTTTGGGCGATGCCGCCAACTTCATGATCGGCAAATTTTTCGGGCGCAAACTCTTTGCCAACCCCGATTCCAAAATCTTCCGCCAGTCGTATCTGGAGAAAACCCACGCGTTCTACGAAAAACACGGCGGTAAAACCATCATCATCGCCCGCTTCGTACCGATTGTGCGGACGTTCGCCCCGTTTGTCGCGGGCATGGGCAGTATGCACTACGGTACCTTCATCCGCTACAACATCATCGGCGCGGTATTGTGGGTCTTGTCGTTTTCCTATGCCGGCTATTTCTTCGCCAATATTCCGGTTGTCAAAAACAATCTGGCATTGGTGATGGTGGCGATTATCGTGATTTCCATCCTTCCGGGCGTGGTCGAAGTCCTCCGCGCGAGAAGGGCGGCGAAGAAATAA
- a CDS encoding licheninase, whose protein sequence is MYVVLSGRIKARGRLKKGRAAWVSYTMADIWQRVCFQTTPVFFISGKSRDFDPY, encoded by the coding sequence TTGTACGTTGTTTTGTCAGGGCGTATCAAGGCACGGGGTCGTCTGAAAAAGGGGCGCGCTGCATGGGTTTCATATACAATGGCGGACATTTGGCAACGCGTCTGTTTTCAGACGACCCCTGTCTTTTTTATTTCAGGAAAATCTCGTGATTTCGACCCTTATTGA